The Miscanthus floridulus cultivar M001 chromosome 17, ASM1932011v1, whole genome shotgun sequence genome has a window encoding:
- the LOC136515488 gene encoding secreted RxLR effector protein 161-like has translation MEHRLKLSKSSTTEPVNATEYRGLVSCLWYLVHTRPDITFVVGYVSHFMEHPTVEHLNAVKRILRYITGTIDYGCHYKPGSKNLKLLGYNDADMGGDVDTRKSTTGVLFFYSSYPVTWQSQKQKVVALSSYEAEYIAGTTAAYQGAWLA, from the coding sequence ATGGAGCATCGCCTGAAGCTCTCGAAGTCCAGCACTACAGAGCCGGTGAATGCCACTGAGTACCGGGGCCTAGTCAGCTGCCTCTGGTACCTAGTGCACACCCGCCCAGACATCACCTTCGTGGTCGGCTATGTAAGTCATTTCATGGAGCACCCCACCGTCGAGCATCTCAACGCGGTGAAGCGCATCCTGCGCTACATCACAGGAACGATCGACTATGGCTGCCATTACAAGCCCGGAAGCAAGAACCTGAAGCTACTGGGGTACAACGACGCCGACATGGGCGGTGACGTTGATACAAGGAAGAGCACCACTGGAGTGCTGTTCTTCTACAGCTCTTATCCGGTGACTTGGCAGTCACAAAAGCAGAAGGTCGTCGCGTTATCGTCCTACGAAGCTGAGTACATTGCAGGGACAACGGCGGCCTATCAAGGTGCTTGGTTGGCGTAG